The stretch of DNA GTTATGAAAAGGTGAATGGAGTGGGAATCGAGTAGAGGAGGATGGAGACAAAGAAGGAGATGAAAAGATGTGGAGGGAAGCAGAGTTTAGATCACAGAGGACCTGGAAGGAGTTGAAGGTGGCATGGAGACACAGTGGGGCCGTGCAAGTGGGAGGTGATTACAGGGGTCCAAGTGAGGTGGGGGAGAGAAGGACACAGAGAAGGCAGCATCATTTTGGCTTCACTGTTTGGGAATCTCCTGCTAACACTCCGCTGCCTGTGCTTTGTCCTAGGGCACTAAATGAGAATATGGCCAATGGCATTGAAGATCTTATCGGGATCCCATTCCCGAACCACAGCAGCGAGGTGTTGTGTGGTCTGAACGAGCAGCGGCACGACGGGCTCCTCTGCGATGTCATCCTCATCGTGCAGGACCAGGAGTACCGCACCCACCGCTCCGtcctggctgcctgcagcaAGTACTTCAAAAAACTCTTCACTACCGGCACTTTAACAGACCAGCCCTATGTTTACGAGATTGACTTTGTCAAGCCTGAAGCACTTTCTGCCATCCTCGAGTTCGCCTACACCTCAACGCTCACCATCACCACCTCAAACGTCAAGCACATCCTCAGCGCTGCCAAGATGCTGGAGATCCAGAGCATTATCAATGTATGCCTTGAAATCATGGAGCCCGACAGAGAGGCCGAAGAGGAAGACGACAAAGAGGACGAAGATGATGACGAAGATGAAGAcgaagatgaggaggaagaggaggaggaggaagtggaaGATTTCGTCAATCAGGAGAACCTAACCGATGTACAAGAAGTAAGCTGCCACCAAAGCCCTTCTGAGTCTGATCTTACTGAAGAAGCATATCCAGAAGCACCTAAAGATTTTCCAAATCACTTCCCAGCCAGTAACTCCTCTGGACACCTGGGCATGATACGAGACTTCTCCATCGAGTCCTTGTTAAGTGAAAACCTGTACCCTAAGGCAAACATCCCGGAAAGAAGGCCAGCTCTCTCTCCCTTCGCCCCCAGCTTCTTCCCCCATCTATGGAACGGAGACTTTagctccttctcccagctggAGGAACCACAAGTAGACAACGGCCCCTTGGATCTGGTGATCAAAAAGAGGAAGAtcaaggaagaggaagagaaggaagaccTGCCTCCGCCTCCTTTCCCTAATGACTTCTTCAAGGACATGTTTGCCAACACCGCAGCAGCTCCCTTAGGGCATATTAAGGCAGAGACTGACTATAGCGCTTATCTGAATTTCTTAAGCGCTACCCAGTTCGGAGGAGTTTTTCCTCCATGGCCcctggaggaagagaggaaaataaagcccAAGGcgtcccagcagtgccccatCTGCAACAAAGTCATCATGGGAGCCGGCAAGCTGCCCAGGCACATGAGGACCCACACGGGGGAGAAGCCCTATATGTGCAATATCTGTGAAGTTCGCTTTACCAGGTGTGCATTGGGTACCTCTGCCATGTGTGGGAAGGGGGATGGTGGTGGTTGGAGGGGCCACGTCATGACCCGTGGCTGATTCCTGAgctactcttttctttttcaacccgtaaaaaagtaggaaagaaagcagagcaTGGTTTCTATcccttcagggaaaaaaaaaaaaaaagaaaaaaaaaaggagtaaggGAGGAGAGTGAGGAGggtggaggaagaaaaatgaacctACTGATTTTTGTGGGTTGTGGATGACATCCACAACTGACTGGATCCATCCCCTCACTGGACAAAAGCTTAAATAAGTAACAGGATATTTTCAACCCCACAATAGTTCACCACAGTGGGACCAGAGtgagctggaaaacagatggTCAAGCAGCCAAGGAGGCTTCATCTCTAGTGTGCTGGGAGATGCATTGAGTTGGGAGGGCCGTTTAGCCACAGGATGTAATTAGTTTGGGTTTGCACATTTTGGCACCAGTGTAGACCACAACCGAGTTGCACATGTTTGGACATGACAGTATCTGGGTTTTCTGAGGCTGGAGCAGTCCAAATTATTATATGTTACAGTGcggtgggggtcagtctcttctccagaaTAACaggcaacaggacaaggggaaactGCCTCAGGTTGCAcgaggggaggtttagattggatactgggaaaaatTTCATCATAGAaggggttgtcaagcattggcacaggctgcccagggcagtggtggagtcttcatccctggggggatttaaaaaatgtgttgttgtggcacctggggacatggcttggtggacttggtagtgctgggggaacagttagactcatagaatcctagaatggtttgggttggaaggcaccttaaagaccatctcgttccaacctccctgccatgggcagggacaccttccactagaccaggtttatcagagtcccatccaacctggccttggacacttgcagggatggggcagccacaacttctctgggcatcaATTGGAGCAGGCTGTACAAATCTAATGCTCCAGCTTGAAACCCTTCCCTGCAAAGCTGGGCAAATTTAATCAGCGAGCAGAGACAAATAGATTCCTGGACCTGCTTTTGCTGAGTATAATTAATATCTAATGAGGACAATCTTTACCATAATAATAAAGCTTTCTGACAAGAGCATGGTATTTCAGCTCCTGGCTGCGTGTGAGAGAGAGCCCTATTAAGCTGGGGCGggaaaaccagaggaaaatAATCTGCGCAGTAGGCAGAGGCGAGCTCCTGACAATGGCCAGACACCTGGGGTGCTCCTGCATTCAgcctgccttttcttctcctgtccTATGATAATATTCGAATGGAAGATATGCAGATGATGAGGATTTgacctgaaaataaatttccatGCTCCCCTCCATTAACGCAGCAGACACCGCATTATGATGCGGGGAGCATCATGCCTCGGGCGGGCACATGCGACGTGAGCCTGGCTCACCCTGCTATTTTTAGGGGAAGGGCCACTGCACGGTGATAATTCCTGCCTGCAGGAATTCGGATCCGGCTCCTGCTGGTGCTGCATCCCCAGGTTAACACTGGGTTGTTACTTCCAGACAGGTGGTTCACCCCGGTGGTTGTGGTGGCATCCCAGGCTGGAGGGACCACCTGGCCAGCCCGTGTTACTCTCCTGCATGTGGTACTGATTGCTGATGAGGAAATAGCTTGTCTTGACCCATCACTGACACTTTCCCTACAAGGGACATAATAGGGCCAAGCCCTTCCAGAGGGCTCCCAAAGTCCTTTACATGCAAGGGCAGCATCGTTGGGCTTAGTTTGGGGAAACCGAGGCACAGAGAAATGCTGGTACTGGTTCACTTCGAAGGTTAGTAGGAGGGTTCAGGTGAGAGTTCAGGCATCCTGACCCCTAATCCAGGCAGCTTAAATCAGCACCATGGAGGTTAAAAGCTCCATGCAGAGCTGGTCTACCATGGCCCATCGCTAACACAGGGTGAAACCCAACAGCTTTGACATCCCCCATATGCTCAACAGCTTCTAAATACAGAGCTCAGGTGTAGTGGGACTttaacccagaaaaaaaatgacaaaattgGGACTGACCCAGTGGTGCAGTCTCCCATCATCACTGATGAAAACTAAGTTGTTTGTGTGGGTCACCTGACACTGAGCTGAGCGCAGGAgggatttttccttctctaacaCTCTGGGCAAAGTGGAAATCTCAAAacattggtttgtttttaaatgtgtttggaAGGATTTTGAATAGCAAACAgctatttggttttgtttgaggtgggtttttttagccaTTTGCAGCATTACTCTGATGTGAGAACTCTCCTTTAGgaaaaagtgtgtttttaaGCAAAGTGGAGTGATTGAGATGTAGGAAGAGATTTCTGTCGAGATTTCCTCAATGCTGCCACTTACATTAGTGTTTTGCTCTCAGGGGGGAATCTCGTGCTTCCTGAAAGCATCAGACTTGTGCCCCACAGTGCCTTCACTGGGGAGATGCAAGCCCAGATGGTCCCTTTTGGGGTCCCCTGGGAATGAGatgcagggaagcagaggtTCCCAAATGGGATTTCTGAGTGAATCAGTCCTTTGCgttatttctgccttttaaagAATTGCGTAGGAGCAAATCTACTGgggaaaatagagaaaatatattttcctgggTGGGGAGTCCACCAACCTCCCCATCAGATCCCTTCCCCTCCACATCAGTAGGATGTGAGGACCCCCCATGCACCTGGATGTGCCACTCCCACTGCCCAGGGACATCTGATCTCAGGAAGCAGGACTTCATTTAATagctcattaatttttttccttaaacaaagGCTGCTCAGCCTCTAGTCTGCTGTTTCACCCTGCTAGAACGCTGGAGaaaactgcaaatatttcagcttttccacCAAGACAGCCTCAGAGTGCTCAAGGAGAAACTGTTCCAGCCGGAAAGGTTAACATTATTTGTTCCTATTATTTGTGTTGTGACAGCTCGCAGAGCCCTAATCGCTCTCCTAATGCAATTGCATTAAGGTTATTCACACACACGGAGTGTGGATCTCCGTCGGAGAGCCTGTGAGCCCAGCTCCCGGCTCACAAAGCCTGTGTCCCCCACGCCACATCCTCCCCGGGGTGCTCCACCACAACCGGAGCATCCCACCCCGCCCCCAGcctctgagctgctccaggtAGAGCCATAAACCTTCTCTTACATCCCCCCGGGGCGTGGGGGGATTGGGTTTCTCCCTGTCTGCTGCCGGAGATGGGAAACAGCCTGAAAAGAGCTTTGCCTGTGTTTACATTATGCAGTCCTGGCACGCGGCGTGTTTATTAGGAAAAGCGATCCCGCTAGGTTAAACATTACATATAGaggtttaaattaaattataggTGGGGCTGGTGGCTCTGCTTTTTATTAACGCTTCCCACCACCTCGCAGTACGAGCCCCCTGCCTTCATCCGTGTGTGCGAGTTCGCCACGTTTTATCTGCTCGGGGTGAAATTTTCCGTGCTGCTTTGTCTTCCGCTGAGCCCTTTCGGGGGAAATGCACCCTTGTGAAAAATCTtgggaaaacagcagctttaaaaatgtcagagtGGGAAGTCAGGGTCTGACCCTGAGCTTGGCGCAGGGACGgggagatgctttttttttcctgtctccctAAAAATCTGTAGGTGCAGGACAAGGCtgggaccagtttcccaaaGTCAGTAAAGCATCATCCGGTGAAGAAGTGGCTCTCCTCCTAGGGATACTTCTCTGTATCCTTGATCCTGAGGGATTGGTGTACAGGGGTGGCCAGACCAGGGCTGCACTCCTCATGGACTGGCTGACACCAGTGTGCTGCCAGGCATGTCACCAAAAGCTACTTCAGTGTGCACACAGGCAGGGTGGCAAAAATTAGTGCAAAGGTAGCACCTTGCATGTTTTGAGGGCTTGACCTGGCAgaatacatacatttttttcaggggTGGTTTTTATATTACATAAATCAAAATATCGTAACATGTACTTATGTTATGTATCATATAATTTATAAtgcaattatatttttaaaccatAATAAATAGTATTATATACTGTTTAATATTTATCTAAAATATGTAATACAGTTTTATATGAGATATCTATGATATATAGGTTTTATGTATAATAATGACATGACTCCATGTGTTCTACATATAACCCCAGTATTAGCACTTTGGAGGGTTCATaccaaaaagcattttgtaaAACAATATGAATTTTCATACTTTGCTCTTAACTTGAACTCCACTGGTGCAACCtagctgagcagtgctcagcTCAGTTCAGCTGCAGACAGCTTTACAGTTTTATAATCATACGCTttagatgtgatttttttttgactgcAGAAGGAAACGTTTATTGCAGGGGGGAGGAAACAGTGATTGGACTGCCAGcgtgagaaaatatttttgcttttagatatttgccttaaaaaaaataaaatatattatatatatatatatatttgtaaataagtACCATTGGGATGGATATTATGCTGTTCCATGGCTAGATCTGAAAACCTTCTCCATACTGTTGAGTGAGGCTGGACGTGTGCTGGCCTTGGAGACCATGGCAGCGAAGGATTGAGTGCCTGGGAGCTGCACCTCTGCCAGCACCACCCTCTGTGATGCTCCTGCTCCAAATGAAAGCCTCCTGAGACACCGTGTGGTCAGTGCAAGgataaaatgaaaggaaaatccaAGAGGGACTTAAATTAAGCAGTATTTTCAGCCCACGGTGCCAGACTCTTGAATCTGAACAAATTTCTCTACTTGCAAGCAGGAATAGGGCTGTGCTATATTAGCTATTCCCTAATTTAGATATGCACAGATAGATAT from Chiroxiphia lanceolata isolate bChiLan1 chromosome Z, bChiLan1.pri, whole genome shotgun sequence encodes:
- the ZBTB7C gene encoding LOW QUALITY PROTEIN: zinc finger and BTB domain-containing protein 7C (The sequence of the model RefSeq protein was modified relative to this genomic sequence to represent the inferred CDS: inserted 2 bases in 2 codons) gives rise to the protein MSGDHLTALSTFQDQALGDGQRSEGSVALKENQGSWALNENMANGIEDLIGIPFPNHSSEVLCGLNEQRHDGLLCDVILIVQDQEYRTHRSVLAACSKYFKKLFTTGTLTDQPYVYEIDFVKPEALSAILEFAYTSTLTITTSNVKHILSAAKMLEIQSIINVCLEIMEPDREAEEEDDKEDEDDDEDEDEDEEEEEEEEVEDFVNQENLTDVQEVSCHQSPSESDLTEEAYPEAPKDFPNHFPASNSSGHLGMIRDFSIESLLSENLYPKANIPERRPALSPFAPSFFPHLWNGDFSSFSQLEEPQVDNGPLDLVIKKRKIKEEEEKEDLPPPPFPNDFFKDMFANTAAAPLGHIKAETDYSAYLNFLSATQFGGVFPPWPLEEERKIKPKASQQCPICNKVIMGAGKLPRHMRTHTGEKPYMCNICEVRFTRQDKLKIHMRKHTGERPYLCIHCNAKFVHNYDLKNHMRIHTGIRPYQCEFCYKSFTRSDHLHXHIKRQSCXIARPRRGRKPAAWRAAGLLFAPGGPPVESGFVMPPTLEEMSGHLGSTAMCLPGPSPKHFLSGAKASFSLQELESQFEETQRKLFRRAQMDMERNAGIFAFALGHNENLAAQPFFPLPDPWSTGFSGLAGLGHVAPISEASN